A window from Pseudomonas campi encodes these proteins:
- a CDS encoding c-type cytochrome, translated as MKAKSLLLFCVCALLVACGGVDPNSPQGKRQTLFKQMLKTSEDLGGMLRGRLAFDAPRFAQGAQQLDELSRQPWQHFPQIAESERSSAKPEVWQEQQRFQQLARELEAATSALRTASAQQPLTAQAVAPLVQRVEDSCETCHKAFRAY; from the coding sequence ATGAAAGCCAAAAGCCTGTTGCTGTTCTGTGTTTGTGCCCTGCTCGTTGCCTGTGGCGGTGTCGATCCCAATTCGCCGCAGGGCAAGCGCCAGACCCTGTTCAAGCAGATGCTGAAGACCAGCGAAGATCTCGGCGGCATGCTGCGCGGGCGCCTGGCGTTCGACGCGCCGCGCTTTGCTCAGGGCGCACAGCAGCTCGATGAACTGTCGCGTCAGCCCTGGCAGCATTTCCCGCAGATTGCCGAAAGCGAGCGCAGCAGCGCCAAGCCCGAGGTGTGGCAGGAGCAGCAACGCTTCCAGCAACTGGCCCGTGAGCTGGAGGCGGCCACTTCAGCCTTGCGTACTGCCAGCGCGCAACAGCCGCTGACAGCGCAGGCTGTGGCACCACTGGTGCAGCGCGTGGAAGACAGTTGCGAAACCTGCCACAAGGCGTTTCGCGCGTACTGA
- the ahcY gene encoding adenosylhomocysteinase — protein MESYCMSAAFNDFKVADISLAAWGRRELIIAESEMPALMGLRSKYAGEQPLKGAKIIGCIHMTIQTGVLIETLIALGAEVRWSSCNIFSTQDQAAAAIAAAGIPVYAWKGETEEEYEWCIEQTILKDGQPWDANMILDDGGDLTQIIHERYPAMLDKIHGVTEETTTGVHRLLDMLKAGTLKIPAINVNDSVTKSKNDNKYGCRHSLNDAIKRGVDHLLSGKQALVIGYGDVGKGSAQSLRQEGMIVKVSEIDPICAMQACMDGFEVASPYLNGLNDGSEASIDKALLGKIDLIVTTTGNVNVCDANMLKALKKRAVVCNIGHFDNEIDTAFMRKTWAWEEVKPQVHKIHRTGAGSFDARNDDYLILLAEGRLVNLGNATGHPSRIMDGSFANQVLAQIFLYGQKFANLSAADKAARLTVEVLPKKLDEEVALEMVRGFGGVVTQLTPKQAEYIGVTVEGPFKPEAYRY, from the coding sequence ATGGAGAGCTATTGCATGAGCGCTGCTTTTAATGACTTCAAAGTCGCCGACATTTCCCTGGCTGCCTGGGGCCGTCGTGAACTAATCATCGCCGAATCGGAAATGCCTGCCCTGATGGGCCTGCGCAGCAAATACGCCGGCGAACAGCCGCTGAAAGGCGCGAAGATCATCGGCTGCATCCACATGACCATCCAGACCGGCGTGCTGATCGAGACCCTGATCGCCCTCGGTGCTGAAGTGCGCTGGTCGTCCTGCAACATCTTCTCGACCCAGGATCAGGCCGCTGCCGCCATCGCCGCCGCCGGTATCCCGGTATACGCCTGGAAAGGCGAGACCGAAGAAGAGTACGAGTGGTGCATCGAGCAGACCATCCTCAAGGATGGCCAGCCGTGGGACGCCAACATGATCCTCGACGACGGCGGCGACCTGACTCAGATCATCCACGAGCGCTACCCGGCCATGCTGGACAAGATCCACGGCGTAACCGAGGAAACCACCACCGGCGTGCACCGCCTGCTCGACATGCTGAAAGCCGGCACCCTGAAAATCCCGGCGATCAACGTCAACGACTCGGTAACCAAGAGCAAGAACGACAACAAGTACGGCTGCCGTCACAGCCTCAACGACGCCATCAAGCGCGGCGTCGACCACCTGCTGTCGGGCAAGCAGGCCCTGGTTATCGGCTACGGCGACGTGGGCAAGGGCTCTGCCCAATCGCTGCGCCAGGAAGGCATGATCGTCAAGGTTTCCGAGATCGACCCGATCTGCGCCATGCAGGCTTGCATGGACGGCTTCGAAGTCGCCTCGCCGTACCTCAATGGCCTCAACGATGGCAGCGAAGCCAGCATCGACAAGGCCCTGCTGGGCAAGATCGACCTGATCGTCACCACCACCGGTAACGTCAACGTCTGCGACGCCAACATGCTCAAGGCCCTGAAGAAGCGCGCCGTGGTGTGCAACATCGGTCACTTCGACAACGAGATCGACACCGCCTTCATGCGCAAGACCTGGGCCTGGGAAGAGGTCAAGCCGCAGGTGCACAAGATCCACCGCACCGGCGCCGGCAGCTTCGACGCGCGCAACGACGACTACCTGATCCTGCTGGCCGAAGGTCGCCTGGTCAACCTGGGCAACGCCACCGGCCACCCGAGCCGGATCATGGACGGCTCCTTCGCCAACCAGGTGCTGGCGCAGATCTTCCTCTATGGCCAGAAGTTCGCCAACCTGTCGGCCGCCGACAAGGCCGCGCGCCTGACCGTGGAAGTGCTGCCGAAGAAGCTCGACGAGGAAGTGGCCCTGGAAATGGTCCGCGGCTTCGGCGGCGTGGTCACCCAACTGACCCCCAAGCAGGCCGAGTACATCGGCGTGACCGTGGAAGGCCCGTTCAAGCCGGAAGCCTACCGCTACTAA
- the metF gene encoding methylenetetrahydrofolate reductase [NAD(P)H]: MSQERRYSFEFFPTKTEAGHEKLMTVARQLATYNPDFFSCTYGAGGSTRDRTLNTVLQLDGDVNVPTAPHLSCVGDSKEELRSLLQQYQNSGIRRIVALRGDLPSGMGMASGELRYANELVEFIRAETGDHFHIEVAAYPEVHPQARSFEDDLANFVRKAKAGANSAITQYFFSADCYFYFVERVRKLGVDLPIVPGIMPITNYSKLARFSDACGAEIPRWIRKQLEAYGDDLQSIQGFGEQVVSEMCERLLEGGAPGLHFYTLNQAEPSLAIWNNLKLPR, translated from the coding sequence ATGAGTCAAGAACGCCGTTACAGCTTCGAGTTCTTCCCCACCAAGACCGAAGCCGGGCATGAAAAGCTGATGACGGTCGCCCGTCAGTTGGCGACCTACAACCCCGATTTCTTCTCCTGCACCTACGGTGCCGGTGGCTCCACCCGCGATCGCACCCTCAACACCGTGCTGCAACTGGACGGCGATGTGAACGTGCCGACCGCGCCGCACCTGTCCTGCGTCGGTGACAGCAAGGAAGAGCTGCGCAGCCTGCTGCAGCAGTACCAGAACTCCGGCATCCGCCGCATCGTCGCCCTGCGTGGCGACCTGCCGTCGGGCATGGGCATGGCCAGCGGCGAACTGCGCTACGCCAACGAGTTGGTCGAGTTCATCCGTGCGGAAACCGGCGATCACTTCCATATCGAAGTCGCCGCCTACCCGGAAGTCCATCCGCAGGCACGCAGCTTCGAGGACGACCTGGCCAACTTCGTGCGCAAGGCCAAGGCCGGCGCCAACAGCGCCATCACCCAGTACTTCTTTAGCGCCGACTGCTACTTCTACTTCGTCGAGCGCGTGCGCAAGCTGGGTGTGGACCTGCCGATCGTGCCGGGCATCATGCCGATCACCAACTACAGCAAGCTGGCGCGTTTCTCCGACGCCTGCGGTGCGGAGATCCCGCGCTGGATCCGCAAGCAGCTGGAAGCCTATGGCGACGACCTGCAAAGCATCCAGGGCTTCGGCGAGCAGGTGGTCAGCGAGATGTGCGAACGCCTGCTAGAGGGTGGCGCACCCGGCCTGCACTTCTACACCCTGAACCAGGCCGAGCCGAGCCTGGCCATCTGGAACAACCTCAAGCTGCCGCGCTGA
- a CDS encoding class I adenylate cyclase yields MTRTQEIRPDINDGIDRKVLGQLRARFLKVNSGRLARAMQALSTRQQLVLKLLPLLLHVNHPLLPGYVSGTAPAGLCGFEPSDELLAEATRLTRSFIYKPRRGNPPLPIHGLFLMGSLGTVAQAEQSDMDLWVCHAPNLDSKALHELRKKCDLLEAWAATQGAEAHFFLVDPARFTIGDREDAQLTSDDCGTTQHYLLLDEFYRTAIWLGGRTPLWWLVPVYEEANYAAYTHALLSKRFIRAEEVLDLGHLARIPPGEFIGAGMWQLFKGIESPYKSVLKLLLTEVYASEHPRVECLSLRYKQAVFANHLDLDELDPYIVVYRRLEEYLTSRGELERLELIRRCLYLKVNKKLSSPPRNRAKSWQRLLFERLTGEWHWSQRELAMLDSRSQWKVRQVSAERRALVNELTYSYRFLSQFARSEQTGSQLNSRDLGVLGRRLYAAFERKAGKIEFINPGIAPDLAEDTLTLVHSASAEAGGETQWALYNGSLNGQEWPDFAPLKRARELIELLAWCHRNGVIDSSTRLSLHPGSSDLSEFELSNLLSSLQQTLPLPMPPVAEEALLHGAEPAEVLLLINVGLDPLKAHSQLNVHMTTGRTDSLGYSGVRENLVVTLDQVSLNSWNELLVSRYDGPNALLDCLRDYINGLSADGRHPRLQVRCFCRNRAAAIAQRVEELFRDVLVSLGSHRHSRYLLQVQQHYHVLELQPGQVSHSALADLPALIEHLGEEQADYSPLQVDRFALEGEDLALILPLGRPQCIQVFYRLDGQQAELSVLDEHNALWRQRLPYRDEQSLLTPLQRFLQSVLYRRNALLPLDNPLPAAALEVLYYEVLPAPPHRARHLERRTPPQAPVSHPFYDVQAIVEPADQAHVHVTLYCNHREFSELEYGADLFAAVARHILAQRRTSERYPCYITDLDLSRILGDGQAETIHYLRYKSELEAALNNALQNA; encoded by the coding sequence ATGACGCGCACCCAGGAAATCCGCCCGGACATCAATGACGGCATCGACCGCAAGGTGCTGGGACAACTGCGCGCGCGCTTTCTCAAGGTCAACAGCGGGCGCCTGGCGCGGGCCATGCAGGCACTGTCGACACGCCAGCAACTGGTGCTCAAGCTGTTGCCACTGCTGCTGCATGTGAACCATCCGCTGCTCCCCGGGTACGTTTCCGGCACCGCGCCTGCCGGGCTGTGCGGCTTCGAGCCGAGTGACGAACTGCTCGCCGAAGCCACCCGCCTGACCCGCTCCTTCATCTACAAGCCGCGCCGCGGTAATCCGCCGCTGCCCATCCATGGCCTGTTCCTCATGGGCAGCCTAGGCACCGTAGCCCAGGCCGAACAGAGCGACATGGACCTGTGGGTCTGCCACGCGCCGAACCTGGACAGCAAGGCCCTGCACGAGCTGCGCAAGAAGTGCGACCTGCTCGAAGCCTGGGCCGCCACCCAGGGTGCCGAGGCACACTTCTTCCTGGTCGACCCGGCCCGCTTCACCATCGGCGACCGCGAGGACGCCCAGCTGACCTCCGACGACTGCGGCACCACCCAGCACTATCTGCTGCTGGACGAGTTCTACCGCACCGCGATCTGGCTCGGCGGGCGCACGCCGCTGTGGTGGCTGGTGCCGGTCTACGAGGAGGCCAACTACGCCGCCTACACCCACGCCCTGCTGAGCAAGCGCTTTATTCGCGCCGAAGAGGTGCTCGACCTCGGCCATCTGGCACGCATTCCGCCGGGCGAGTTCATCGGCGCCGGCATGTGGCAGCTGTTCAAGGGCATCGAGTCGCCCTACAAGTCGGTGCTCAAGCTGCTGCTCACCGAGGTCTACGCCAGCGAGCACCCGCGGGTGGAATGCCTGAGCCTGCGCTACAAGCAGGCGGTGTTCGCCAACCACCTCGACCTCGACGAGCTGGACCCCTACATCGTGGTCTACCGCCGCCTGGAGGAATACCTCACCAGCCGCGGCGAGCTCGAGCGCCTGGAGCTGATCCGCCGCTGCCTGTACCTCAAGGTCAACAAGAAGCTCAGCAGCCCGCCGCGCAACCGTGCCAAGAGCTGGCAGCGCCTGCTGTTCGAGCGCCTGACCGGCGAGTGGCACTGGAGCCAGCGCGAGCTGGCGATGCTCGACAGCCGCAGCCAGTGGAAAGTCCGCCAGGTCAGCGCCGAACGTCGTGCGCTGGTCAACGAGCTGACCTACAGCTATCGTTTCCTCTCCCAGTTCGCCCGCAGCGAGCAGACCGGCAGCCAGCTCAACAGCCGCGACCTCGGCGTGCTTGGCCGGCGCCTGTATGCGGCCTTCGAGCGCAAGGCCGGGAAGATCGAATTCATCAACCCCGGGATCGCCCCGGACCTGGCCGAAGACACCCTGACCCTGGTCCACAGTGCCAGCGCCGAGGCCGGCGGGGAAACCCAGTGGGCGCTGTACAACGGCAGCCTGAACGGCCAGGAATGGCCGGACTTCGCCCCACTGAAACGGGCCCGCGAGCTGATCGAACTGCTCGCCTGGTGTCACCGCAACGGCGTGATCGACAGCAGCACACGCCTGTCGCTGCATCCGGGCAGCAGCGACTTGAGCGAGTTCGAGCTGTCCAACCTGCTCAGCAGCCTGCAACAGACCCTGCCCCTGCCGATGCCGCCGGTGGCGGAAGAAGCCCTGCTGCACGGTGCCGAACCAGCCGAGGTGCTGCTGCTGATCAACGTCGGCCTCGACCCGCTGAAGGCGCACAGCCAGCTCAACGTGCACATGACCACCGGCCGCACCGACTCGCTGGGTTATTCCGGGGTGCGCGAAAACCTGGTGGTGACCCTCGACCAGGTCAGCCTGAACAGCTGGAACGAACTGCTGGTCAGCCGCTACGACGGCCCCAATGCCCTGCTCGACTGCCTGCGCGACTATATCAATGGCCTGTCCGCCGACGGCCGCCACCCCAGACTGCAGGTCCGCTGCTTCTGCCGTAACCGCGCCGCCGCCATCGCCCAGCGCGTCGAAGAACTGTTCCGCGATGTGCTGGTCAGTCTCGGCAGCCACCGCCATAGCCGGTACCTGTTGCAGGTGCAGCAGCACTATCACGTCCTCGAACTGCAACCGGGCCAGGTCAGCCACAGTGCCCTGGCCGACCTGCCGGCCCTGATCGAACACCTCGGCGAAGAACAGGCGGACTACAGCCCGCTGCAGGTCGACCGTTTCGCCCTGGAAGGCGAAGATCTGGCGCTGATCCTGCCGCTCGGCCGGCCGCAGTGCATCCAGGTTTTCTATCGCCTGGACGGCCAGCAGGCCGAACTCAGCGTGCTCGACGAGCACAACGCACTGTGGCGCCAACGCCTGCCGTATCGCGATGAGCAAAGCCTGCTCACCCCGCTGCAGCGCTTTCTGCAGTCGGTGCTGTACCGGCGCAACGCCCTGCTGCCGCTGGACAATCCACTGCCCGCAGCAGCGCTCGAAGTGCTGTATTACGAAGTGCTACCCGCGCCGCCCCACCGCGCCCGCCACCTCGAGCGCCGCACACCGCCACAGGCGCCGGTGAGTCATCCGTTCTACGACGTGCAGGCCATCGTCGAGCCAGCCGACCAGGCTCACGTGCATGTGACCCTGTACTGCAACCATCGCGAGTTTTCCGAGCTGGAATATGGCGCGGACCTGTTCGCCGCCGTGGCCCGGCACATCCTCGCCCAGCGGCGCACCAGCGAGCGCTATCCCTGCTACATCACCGACCTGGACCTGTCGCGCATTCTTGGCGACGGCCAGGCGGAGACCATTCACTACCTGCGTTACAAGAGCGAACTGGAAGCGGCGTTGAACAACGCCCTGCAAAACGCCTGA
- a CDS encoding lipase family protein yields MSSLPLYFPRDFSLDRALLCARLVDQAYGQYRQWLAQRQPHRPEDFHWTPPDMPGWRFSAPVWSILSELHFLNESEPFGFAAANDQGETYLVLRGTESVHDWLDDLDVDQRAWPWGDGAGPVHDGFLKLYTSLRDLALAALDSLQPRGPIWVCGHSLGCALSSMAVLDVHERWPDQPLQHYNFASPRLASPQFAAGYNGLGIPTYRVVNDSDLVPEIPPAVTGDYLYLHLGLAVSFTASYASVLANHSLEGSYLYALQNPQSPMSG; encoded by the coding sequence ATGTCCAGCCTACCCCTGTACTTCCCCCGGGATTTTTCCCTCGACCGCGCCCTGCTGTGCGCGCGCCTGGTCGATCAGGCCTACGGGCAATATCGTCAGTGGCTGGCTCAGCGTCAGCCGCATCGGCCCGAGGATTTCCACTGGACCCCGCCGGACATGCCGGGCTGGCGCTTCTCCGCGCCGGTGTGGAGCATTCTCAGCGAGCTGCACTTTCTCAACGAGTCCGAGCCGTTCGGCTTCGCCGCCGCCAATGACCAGGGTGAAACCTATCTGGTGCTGCGCGGCACCGAGTCCGTACACGACTGGCTGGATGACTTGGATGTCGATCAGCGCGCCTGGCCCTGGGGCGATGGCGCCGGCCCGGTGCATGATGGCTTCCTCAAGCTCTATACCTCGCTGCGCGACTTGGCCCTGGCGGCGCTCGACAGCCTGCAGCCGCGCGGGCCGATCTGGGTCTGCGGGCATAGCCTGGGCTGTGCGCTGAGCAGCATGGCGGTGCTCGACGTGCACGAGCGCTGGCCCGACCAGCCCTTGCAGCATTACAACTTCGCCAGCCCGCGGCTGGCCTCGCCGCAGTTCGCCGCCGGCTACAACGGCCTGGGCATCCCGACCTACCGGGTGGTCAATGACAGCGACCTGGTGCCGGAGATTCCACCCGCGGTCACCGGCGACTACCTCTACCTGCACCTGGGGCTGGCGGTGAGCTTTACCGCCAGCTATGCCAGCGTGTTGGCCAATCACAGCCTGGAGGGCAGTTACCTGTATGCCCTGCAAAATCCGCAATCGCCAATGAGCGGCTGA
- a CDS encoding glycine-rich domain-containing protein — MPLTLSLLGAAALGSGYWFWRKLRRQQRDAFIAGFAFPDRLRSKLQERYPHLTPTQTGEVLRGLREYFQLCRLANRRLVAMPSQAVDLAWHEFILYTRQYRAFCRKGLGRFLHHVPNDAMPSQRSASEGIRRAWRLACLRENLDPGAPARLPLLFALDAQLGIADGFHYRLDCGANPGSYRSGDAYCSSHIGCSSGCSSGCGGDSGSSSSGSDGAGDGGGCGGGCGGGGGD, encoded by the coding sequence ATGCCCCTTACCCTCTCACTGCTCGGCGCGGCCGCCCTCGGCAGCGGCTACTGGTTTTGGCGCAAGCTGCGCCGCCAGCAACGCGATGCGTTCATCGCCGGCTTCGCCTTTCCCGACCGCCTGCGCAGCAAGCTGCAAGAGCGTTACCCGCACCTCACGCCGACCCAGACCGGCGAGGTGCTGCGTGGCCTGCGCGAGTACTTCCAGCTGTGCCGCCTGGCCAACCGGCGTCTGGTCGCCATGCCCTCGCAGGCGGTAGACCTGGCCTGGCACGAGTTCATCCTCTACACCCGCCAGTACCGGGCCTTCTGCCGCAAGGGCCTGGGACGCTTCCTGCACCATGTACCGAACGACGCGATGCCCAGCCAGCGCAGCGCCAGCGAAGGTATCCGCCGCGCCTGGCGCCTGGCCTGCCTGCGCGAGAACCTCGACCCAGGGGCACCCGCACGCCTGCCGCTGCTATTTGCCCTGGACGCCCAACTGGGAATCGCCGATGGCTTCCACTATCGCCTGGACTGCGGCGCCAACCCCGGCAGCTACCGCAGCGGCGATGCCTACTGCTCCAGCCACATCGGCTGCAGCTCGGGTTGCAGCAGCGGTTGCGGCGGCGACTCCGGCTCATCCTCCAGCGGCAGTGACGGCGCAGGCGATGGCGGGGGCTGCGGGGGTGGTTGCGGAGGCGGAGGCGGCGACTGA